A section of the Fibrobacter sp. UWH6 genome encodes:
- a CDS encoding UDP-glucose/GDP-mannose dehydrogenase family protein, which translates to MNIAIVGTGYVGLVSGTCFAEMGVNVTCVDVNQAKIESLQKGQIPIYEPGLDEMVLRNQREGRLHFTTDLASVLDDVEMVFSAVGTPPDEDGSADLQYVLAVARTFGQNIKKYTVLVTKSTVPVGTAQKVKAAIQEELDKRGVQIPFDVASNPEFLKEGSAIADFMKPDRVVVGVETEQAKEIMTRLYRPMMLNNFRVIFTDIPSAEMIKYAANSMLATRISFMNDIANLCELVGADVNMVRKGIGSDSRIGSKFLYPGCGYGGSCFPKDVKALIKTAEKNGYKMGVLKAVEEVNEYQKTVLFNKLCKHMGGVENIKGKTIAMWGLAFKPETDDMREATALVLIDLLLKAGANIRVYDPVAMNECKRRMSVARHSERSEESSDVPAITYCNDMYEALLDAEALLLVTEWKQFRMPSFAVMKKSMKNPLIIDGRNIYDAKEVAEAGFVYDAIGC; encoded by the coding sequence ATGAATATCGCAATCGTCGGTACAGGCTATGTGGGCCTTGTAAGCGGTACATGCTTCGCCGAAATGGGTGTGAATGTCACCTGTGTTGACGTCAATCAGGCAAAAATTGAATCCCTTCAGAAGGGTCAAATCCCTATTTATGAGCCGGGCCTTGACGAAATGGTGCTCCGTAACCAGCGTGAAGGACGTCTTCACTTTACAACGGATTTAGCCAGTGTCCTGGACGATGTGGAAATGGTTTTTAGCGCAGTAGGTACCCCTCCCGATGAAGATGGAAGTGCCGATTTGCAGTACGTTTTGGCTGTTGCCCGTACTTTTGGCCAGAATATCAAGAAATATACCGTGCTGGTAACCAAATCCACAGTCCCGGTTGGTACTGCCCAGAAGGTAAAGGCTGCCATCCAGGAAGAACTGGATAAGCGTGGTGTTCAGATTCCCTTTGACGTGGCCAGCAACCCCGAATTCCTGAAAGAAGGCTCGGCAATTGCAGACTTTATGAAGCCGGATCGCGTGGTGGTGGGTGTAGAAACCGAACAGGCCAAGGAAATCATGACCCGCCTGTATCGCCCCATGATGCTGAACAATTTCCGTGTCATCTTTACAGATATTCCTTCTGCAGAAATGATCAAGTATGCAGCCAACTCCATGCTGGCTACCCGCATTAGTTTCATGAACGATATCGCCAACCTCTGTGAATTGGTTGGTGCCGACGTGAATATGGTTCGTAAGGGAATCGGTAGTGACTCCCGTATCGGTAGTAAATTCCTTTATCCCGGTTGCGGTTACGGTGGAAGTTGCTTCCCCAAGGATGTTAAGGCTTTGATCAAGACCGCCGAAAAGAATGGCTATAAAATGGGCGTTCTTAAGGCTGTGGAAGAAGTTAACGAATACCAGAAGACCGTGCTCTTCAATAAGCTTTGCAAGCACATGGGTGGAGTCGAAAACATTAAGGGAAAGACTATCGCCATGTGGGGCCTTGCCTTTAAGCCTGAAACCGATGACATGCGAGAAGCCACCGCCCTGGTCCTTATTGACCTGCTTCTTAAGGCCGGCGCCAACATCCGCGTATACGACCCTGTTGCCATGAACGAATGCAAGAGAAGAATGTCCGTCGCTCGTCATTCTGAGCGAAGCGAAGAATCCAGTGACGTACCAGCCATCACCTACTGCAATGACATGTACGAAGCCCTCCTGGATGCAGAAGCCCTTCTCCTGGTTACAGAATGGAAGCAGTTCCGCATGCCTAGCTTTGCGGTGATGAAGAAGTCAATGAAGAACCCCCTCATCATCGATGGTCGTAACATTTACGACGCCAAGGAAGTCGCAGAGGCTGGGTTTGTTTATGATGCAATTGGGTGCTGA
- a CDS encoding acyltransferase, with translation MFFETSFLKTLYFNFRVLPFRQAVHVPIYLYPRVELVGIYRGCIRFVDEKNIYGGMISIGYNKYPVTPSKKTYTLLRFETKGKLLLGSEVVIKNGCVICVYKKAVLEIGKNFYCNSNTSIYSKSSVLIGDNCSFGWNCQIYDSNFHFMYDESKHSISKCHGNVVIGNNVWIANSCVVSKNAVIPPFSVVANGSLVNKNFSSIESFGNVFAGVPAKVVATGKTMIKNLKFEHFLLKYFDEHENENEYFLEKKENSWFEN, from the coding sequence ATGTTTTTTGAAACATCTTTTCTTAAAACGTTATACTTTAATTTTAGGGTATTACCATTTAGACAAGCGGTTCATGTTCCTATATATCTTTATCCTCGGGTTGAACTTGTTGGCATTTATCGAGGATGTATTAGGTTTGTAGATGAAAAGAATATTTATGGAGGAATGATTTCTATAGGATATAACAAATATCCAGTTACACCTTCCAAAAAAACATATACTTTATTGCGCTTTGAAACTAAAGGGAAACTACTTTTGGGATCAGAAGTTGTAATAAAAAATGGGTGTGTTATTTGCGTTTATAAGAAAGCTGTTCTAGAAATTGGGAAAAATTTTTATTGTAATTCAAATACATCAATATATTCAAAAAGTAGTGTGTTAATAGGGGATAATTGCAGTTTTGGGTGGAATTGCCAAATTTACGATTCCAATTTCCATTTTATGTATGATGAATCGAAACATTCAATTTCCAAGTGTCACGGGAATGTTGTTATTGGAAATAATGTGTGGATTGCGAATAGTTGTGTCGTTTCAAAAAATGCTGTGATTCCTCCATTTTCTGTTGTGGCAAATGGAAGTTTGGTGAATAAGAACTTTTCAAGTATTGAGTCATTTGGAAATGTTTTTGCTGGAGTACCTGCAAAGGTTGTTGCTACGGGAAAAACAATGATAAAAAATTTGAAATTTGAACATTTTTTGTTGAAATATTTTGATGAACATGAAAATGAGAATGAATATTTTCTAGAGAAAAAGGAAAATAGTTGGTTTGAGAATTGA
- a CDS encoding Gfo/Idh/MocA family oxidoreductase, translating to MKKVITYGTYDLLHQGHINLLKRAKALGDYLIVGVTNDNFDRDRGKLNVRNNVLERVEAVKATGLADQIIIEDYVGQKIDDVQKYDVDIFAIGSDWEGKFDYLNEFCEVVYLPRTEGISSTMLRAESQDVVKVGIIGCGRVANRFPSETGVVNGVSISAAYDIDPSASQNYAKKFEGVTPYANLDEFYKNVDAVYIATPHLSHYDNIKTSLQAGKHVLCETPMVLNKDQAKELYKLAENQGVILMEANKTAHCPAFNHLMVMIKSGLIGEVVDIEASLSQLLDKKGREFDPAQAGGAMFEQGSYPLLPILKLMGINYESIQLFSRMENGVDVHTKGLIKYPKAVCSFKVGLGVKTEGNLVISGTKGYAYVPAPWWKTDYFELRYEDSNNNKKFFYKWDGFGLRYEIQEFISCIYNHRFSSARLRRRESICMAEIMEQFSQRKNFFEI from the coding sequence ATGAAAAAAGTAATCACTTACGGGACTTACGACCTGCTACATCAAGGGCATATCAATCTTCTCAAGCGAGCCAAGGCATTGGGAGACTATCTGATCGTAGGTGTTACCAATGACAACTTTGACCGCGATCGCGGCAAACTGAACGTGCGTAACAATGTCCTGGAAAGAGTCGAAGCCGTGAAGGCTACAGGCCTTGCTGATCAAATCATCATTGAAGACTATGTCGGCCAAAAAATTGACGACGTCCAGAAGTATGACGTAGACATTTTTGCAATCGGATCCGACTGGGAAGGGAAATTTGATTATCTGAACGAATTCTGCGAAGTGGTATATCTGCCCCGAACCGAAGGCATTTCCTCCACCATGCTCCGAGCAGAAAGCCAGGACGTGGTGAAGGTAGGCATCATCGGCTGCGGCAGAGTCGCGAACCGTTTCCCATCCGAAACAGGAGTGGTGAATGGAGTATCCATCTCCGCTGCCTACGATATTGATCCGAGCGCCAGCCAAAATTACGCAAAGAAATTTGAAGGCGTTACACCGTATGCAAATTTGGACGAATTCTACAAGAATGTAGACGCAGTCTATATCGCAACACCTCACCTGAGCCATTACGACAATATCAAAACCTCCCTCCAGGCTGGCAAGCACGTTCTGTGCGAAACTCCCATGGTCTTGAACAAGGATCAGGCCAAGGAACTATACAAGTTAGCGGAAAATCAGGGTGTCATCCTGATGGAAGCCAACAAGACAGCCCACTGTCCCGCATTCAACCACCTAATGGTGATGATCAAGTCAGGCCTCATAGGCGAGGTGGTGGACATTGAAGCATCCTTATCCCAGCTGCTAGACAAGAAGGGGCGCGAATTTGATCCAGCCCAGGCAGGTGGTGCCATGTTCGAACAAGGCTCTTATCCCCTTCTTCCCATTCTAAAACTGATGGGAATCAACTACGAAAGCATCCAGTTATTCTCACGTATGGAAAACGGCGTGGATGTTCATACCAAGGGACTTATCAAATATCCCAAGGCCGTTTGTTCTTTCAAGGTCGGGCTGGGTGTTAAAACCGAAGGCAACCTGGTAATTTCGGGAACTAAGGGATACGCCTATGTTCCTGCTCCTTGGTGGAAGACGGACTATTTTGAACTTCGCTACGAAGACAGCAACAACAATAAGAAATTCTTCTATAAGTGGGATGGCTTTGGCCTTCGTTACGAAATCCAGGAATTCATCAGTTGCATCTACAACCATAGGTTCTCCTCCGCCCGACTCCGCCGTAGGGAAAGCATCTGCATGGCAGAAATTATGGAGCAGTTCAGCCAGCGTAAAAACTTTTTTGAGATTTAA
- a CDS encoding alanine--glyoxylate aminotransferase family protein has translation MINFTVGPVQSSDAVRTVGAEQVPYFRTAEFSQLMFENETLVKKFAKATDDSKVVFITGSGSAGMETAIMNTLTPKDKAIVVNGGSFGHRFVELCELHEIPFTEIKLNAGKAIKAEHLAEFKGKGYTTFIVNKHETSTGVHYDMNLISDFCKRNNLFLIVDCISTFLADPFDMAGLGVDIMITGSQKALACPPGISVMALSPKALKRVEEVKCKCQYLDLKLALKNAERGQTPWTPAVGILRQIHTRLKEIEANGGVEAEIARTAALANYFRDQIKDLPFEIVSESLSNAVTPLHPTTASAYDIFLKIKDEYGMWICPNGGDMKDTIFRVGHIGALTTADYDDLIEAFKDLQRKGFI, from the coding sequence ATGATCAACTTTACCGTAGGTCCAGTCCAATCCAGCGATGCTGTTCGAACCGTCGGTGCGGAACAGGTCCCGTACTTTCGTACTGCAGAATTTTCTCAGCTGATGTTCGAGAACGAAACCCTGGTGAAAAAGTTCGCCAAGGCAACCGATGATTCCAAGGTTGTCTTCATTACCGGATCAGGCTCTGCCGGCATGGAAACCGCCATCATGAACACCTTGACCCCAAAGGACAAGGCCATCGTGGTGAACGGCGGTAGCTTCGGCCACCGTTTTGTGGAACTTTGCGAGCTCCATGAAATTCCCTTTACCGAAATCAAGCTGAACGCGGGCAAGGCCATTAAGGCGGAACACCTGGCCGAATTCAAAGGCAAGGGCTATACCACCTTCATCGTGAATAAGCACGAAACATCCACTGGTGTCCACTACGACATGAACCTGATCAGCGACTTCTGCAAACGCAACAACCTGTTCCTGATCGTGGATTGCATCAGCACCTTCCTGGCAGATCCTTTCGATATGGCCGGCCTTGGCGTAGACATCATGATTACAGGTTCCCAGAAGGCCTTGGCCTGTCCTCCGGGCATTTCCGTCATGGCACTTTCCCCCAAAGCACTGAAGCGCGTCGAAGAAGTCAAGTGCAAGTGCCAGTACCTGGACCTGAAACTTGCACTGAAGAATGCCGAACGTGGCCAGACACCCTGGACCCCTGCAGTAGGCATTCTGCGTCAGATCCACACCCGTCTAAAGGAAATCGAGGCAAACGGCGGAGTGGAAGCGGAAATCGCTCGTACCGCAGCGCTGGCCAATTACTTCCGTGACCAGATCAAGGATTTGCCCTTCGAAATCGTTTCCGAATCTCTTTCCAATGCAGTGACCCCACTTCATCCCACCACAGCATCTGCTTACGACATCTTCCTGAAAATTAAGGACGAATACGGGATGTGGATTTGCCCCAACGGCGGAGATATGAAGGACACCATTTTCCGCGTCGGTCACATTGGTGCTCTTACCACTGCGGACTATGATGACTTAATTGAGGCTTTTAAGGATTTGCAAAGGAAGGGCTTTATCTAA